One part of the Arabidopsis thaliana chromosome 1 sequence genome encodes these proteins:
- a CDS encoding S-adenosyl-L-methionine-dependent methyltransferases superfamily protein (S-adenosyl-L-methionine-dependent methyltransferases superfamily protein; LOCATED IN: Golgi apparatus, membrane; EXPRESSED IN: 25 plant structures; EXPRESSED DURING: 15 growth stages; CONTAINS InterPro DOMAIN/s: Protein of unknown function DUF248, methyltransferase putative (InterPro:IPR004159); BEST Arabidopsis thaliana protein match is: S-adenosyl-L-methionine-dependent methyltransferases superfamily protein (TAIR:AT4G18030.1); Has 1039 Blast hits to 1012 proteins in 98 species: Archae - 0; Bacteria - 124; Metazoa - 0; Fungi - 0; Plants - 910; Viruses - 0; Other Eukaryotes - 5 (source: NCBI BLink).): MALKSSSADGKTRSSVQIFIVFSLCCFFYILGAWQRSGFGKGDSIALEMTNSGADCNIVPSLNFETHHAGESSLVGASEAAKVKAFEPCDGRYTDYTPCQDQRRAMTFPRDSMIYRERHCAPENEKLHCLIPAPKGYVTPFSWPKSRDYVPYANAPYKALTVEKAIQNWIQYEGDVFRFPGGGTQFPQGADKYIDQLASVIPMENGTVRTALDTGCGVASWGAYLWSRNVRAMSFAPRDSHEAQVQFALERGVPAVIGVLGTIKLPYPTRAFDMAHCSRCLIPWGANDGMYLMEVDRVLRPGGYWILSGPPINWKVNYKAWQRPKEDLQEEQRKIEEAAKLLCWEKKYEHGEIAIWQKRVNDEACRSRQDDPRANFCKTDDTDDVWYKKMEACITPYPETSSSDEVAGGELQAFPDRLNAVPPRISSGSISGVTVDAYEDDNRQWKKHVKAYKRINSLLDTGRYRNIMDMNAGFGGFAAALESQKLWVMNVVPTIAEKNRLGVQCG; encoded by the exons ATGGCGTTGAAGTCTAGTTCTGCTGATGGTAAAACCAGAAGCTCTGTTCAGATCTTCATTGTGTTTAGTTTATGTTGcttcttttacattttggGAGCATGGCAACGAAGTGGTTTTGGTAAAGGAGACAGTATTGCTCTTGAGATGACCAACAGTGGAGCTGATTGCAACATTGTTCCTAGCTTGAATTTCGAGACTCATCACGCTGGCGAATCAAGTCTTGTTGGTGCTTCTGAAGCTGCAAAGGTCAAGGCTTTCGAGCCCTGTGATGGTCGTTACACGGATTACACTCCTTGTCAAGATCAGAGACGTGCCATGACTTTCCCGAGAGATAGTATGATTTACCGAGAAAGGCATTGCGCTCCTGAGAATGAGAAGCTCCATTGTCTTATACCGGCTCCTAAAGGATATGTGACACCTTTCTCTTGGCCTAAGAGTCGAGACTATGTGCCTTATGCTAATGCGCCGTATAAAGCATTGACTGTTGAGAAGGCTATTCAGAATTGGATTCAGTATGAGGGAGACGTTTTTAGATTCCCTGGTGGTGGAACTCAGTTCCCTCAAGGTGCTGATAAGTATATCGATCAGCTTGCTTCCGTGATACCTATGGAGAACGGAACTGTTAGGACTGCTTTGGACACTGGTTGTGGG GTTGCAAGTTGGGGAGCGTACTTATGGAGCAGAAATGTGCGTGCAATGTCTTTTGCACCAAGAGATTCACACGAGGCTCAGGTCCAGTTTGCTCTCGAGAGAGGTGTTCCCGCTGTTATTGGTGTTCTTGGTACCATAAAGTTGCCATACCCAACACGTGCTTTCGACATGGCTCATTGCTCTCGGTGTTTGATTCCATGGGGAGCAAATG ATGGGATGTACTTGATGGAAGTTGACCGTGTGCTTAGACCTGGTGGGTACTGGATTCTGTCTGGTCCTCCAATCAACTGGAAAGTCAACTACAAGGCATGGCAACGTCCCAAGGAGGACCTTCAagaggaacaaagaaagattgaGGAAGCTGCTAAACTTCTTTGTTGGGAGAAAAAGTATGAACACGGTGAGATTGCAATTTGGCAGAAGAGAGTCAATGATGAGGCATGCCGATCAAGACAAGATGATCCTAGAGCCAATTTCTGCAAAACCGATGATACCGATGATGTCTG GTACAAGAAAATGGAGGCATGTATTACACCGTATCCGGAGACAAGTAGCTCAGATGAAGTAGCTGGTGGTGAGCTTCAGGCTTTCCCAGATAGGCTCAATGCAGTGCCGCCCAGGATCTCTAGCGGTTCGATCTCTGGTGTTACTGTTGATGCCTATGAAGACGATAACAGACAGTGGAAAAAACATGTGAAAGCCTACAAGAGAATCAACAGTCTACTTGACACTGGAAGGTACCGTAACATCATGGACATGAACGCAGGGTTTGGTGGATTTGCTGCTGCTCTTGAATCCCAAAAGCTTTGGGTTATGAATGTTGTTCCCACAATTGCCGAAAAGAACAGACTCGGA GTGCAATGCGGATGA
- a CDS encoding S-adenosyl-L-methionine-dependent methyltransferases superfamily protein (S-adenosyl-L-methionine-dependent methyltransferases superfamily protein; LOCATED IN: Golgi apparatus, membrane; EXPRESSED IN: 25 plant structures; EXPRESSED DURING: 15 growth stages; CONTAINS InterPro DOMAIN/s: Protein of unknown function DUF248, methyltransferase putative (InterPro:IPR004159); BEST Arabidopsis thaliana protein match is: S-adenosyl-L-methionine-dependent methyltransferases superfamily protein (TAIR:AT4G18030.1); Has 1056 Blast hits to 1041 proteins in 100 species: Archae - 0; Bacteria - 128; Metazoa - 0; Fungi - 0; Plants - 923; Viruses - 0; Other Eukaryotes - 5 (source: NCBI BLink).), which yields MALKSSSADGKTRSSVQIFIVFSLCCFFYILGAWQRSGFGKGDSIALEMTNSGADCNIVPSLNFETHHAGESSLVGASEAAKVKAFEPCDGRYTDYTPCQDQRRAMTFPRDSMIYRERHCAPENEKLHCLIPAPKGYVTPFSWPKSRDYVPYANAPYKALTVEKAIQNWIQYEGDVFRFPGGGTQFPQGADKYIDQLASVIPMENGTVRTALDTGCGVASWGAYLWSRNVRAMSFAPRDSHEAQVQFALERGVPAVIGVLGTIKLPYPTRAFDMAHCSRCLIPWGANDGMYLMEVDRVLRPGGYWILSGPPINWKVNYKAWQRPKEDLQEEQRKIEEAAKLLCWEKKYEHGEIAIWQKRVNDEACRSRQDDPRANFCKTDDTDDVWYKKMEACITPYPETSSSDEVAGGELQAFPDRLNAVPPRISSGSISGVTVDAYEDDNRQWKKHVKAYKRINSLLDTGRYRNIMDMNAGFGGFAAALESQKLWVMNVVPTIAEKNRLGVVYERGLIGIYHDWCEAFSTYPRTYDLIHANHLFSLYKNKCNADDILLEMDRILRPEGAVIIRDDVDTLIKVKRIIAGMRWDAKLVDHEDGPLVPEKVLIAVKQYWVTNSTSTH from the exons ATGGCGTTGAAGTCTAGTTCTGCTGATGGTAAAACCAGAAGCTCTGTTCAGATCTTCATTGTGTTTAGTTTATGTTGcttcttttacattttggGAGCATGGCAACGAAGTGGTTTTGGTAAAGGAGACAGTATTGCTCTTGAGATGACCAACAGTGGAGCTGATTGCAACATTGTTCCTAGCTTGAATTTCGAGACTCATCACGCTGGCGAATCAAGTCTTGTTGGTGCTTCTGAAGCTGCAAAGGTCAAGGCTTTCGAGCCCTGTGATGGTCGTTACACGGATTACACTCCTTGTCAAGATCAGAGACGTGCCATGACTTTCCCGAGAGATAGTATGATTTACCGAGAAAGGCATTGCGCTCCTGAGAATGAGAAGCTCCATTGTCTTATACCGGCTCCTAAAGGATATGTGACACCTTTCTCTTGGCCTAAGAGTCGAGACTATGTGCCTTATGCTAATGCGCCGTATAAAGCATTGACTGTTGAGAAGGCTATTCAGAATTGGATTCAGTATGAGGGAGACGTTTTTAGATTCCCTGGTGGTGGAACTCAGTTCCCTCAAGGTGCTGATAAGTATATCGATCAGCTTGCTTCCGTGATACCTATGGAGAACGGAACTGTTAGGACTGCTTTGGACACTGGTTGTGGG GTTGCAAGTTGGGGAGCGTACTTATGGAGCAGAAATGTGCGTGCAATGTCTTTTGCACCAAGAGATTCACACGAGGCTCAGGTCCAGTTTGCTCTCGAGAGAGGTGTTCCCGCTGTTATTGGTGTTCTTGGTACCATAAAGTTGCCATACCCAACACGTGCTTTCGACATGGCTCATTGCTCTCGGTGTTTGATTCCATGGGGAGCAAATG ATGGGATGTACTTGATGGAAGTTGACCGTGTGCTTAGACCTGGTGGGTACTGGATTCTGTCTGGTCCTCCAATCAACTGGAAAGTCAACTACAAGGCATGGCAACGTCCCAAGGAGGACCTTCAagaggaacaaagaaagattgaGGAAGCTGCTAAACTTCTTTGTTGGGAGAAAAAGTATGAACACGGTGAGATTGCAATTTGGCAGAAGAGAGTCAATGATGAGGCATGCCGATCAAGACAAGATGATCCTAGAGCCAATTTCTGCAAAACCGATGATACCGATGATGTCTG GTACAAGAAAATGGAGGCATGTATTACACCGTATCCGGAGACAAGTAGCTCAGATGAAGTAGCTGGTGGTGAGCTTCAGGCTTTCCCAGATAGGCTCAATGCAGTGCCGCCCAGGATCTCTAGCGGTTCGATCTCTGGTGTTACTGTTGATGCCTATGAAGACGATAACAGACAGTGGAAAAAACATGTGAAAGCCTACAAGAGAATCAACAGTCTACTTGACACTGGAAGGTACCGTAACATCATGGACATGAACGCAGGGTTTGGTGGATTTGCTGCTGCTCTTGAATCCCAAAAGCTTTGGGTTATGAATGTTGTTCCCACAATTGCCGAAAAGAACAGACTCGGAGTTGTATATGAACGAGGACTCATCGGTATCTACCATGACTG GTGTGAGGCTTTCTCTACATATCCAAGAACATATGACCTGATCCACGCGAACCACCTCTTCAGTCTATACAAGAACAA GTGCAATGCGGATGATATTCTTCTAGAGATGGATAGAATTCTCCGACCAGAAGGAGCGGTTATAATCCGGGATGATGTGGATACATTGATCAAGGTGAAGAGAATCATCGCTGGAATGAGATGGGATGCGAAGCTTGTCGATCATGAGGATGGTCCTTTAGTTCCTGAGAAGGTTTTGATTGCCGTGAAGCAGTATTGGGTCACCAACTCCACCTCGACTCACTGA
- the CUL3 gene encoding cullin 3 (cullin 3 (CUL3); CONTAINS InterPro DOMAIN/s: Winged helix-turn-helix transcription repressor DNA-binding (InterPro:IPR011991), Cullin homology (InterPro:IPR016158), Cullin protein, neddylation domain (InterPro:IPR019559), Cullin, N-terminal (InterPro:IPR001373), Cullin repeat-like-containing domain (InterPro:IPR016159); BEST Arabidopsis thaliana protein match is: cullin 3B (TAIR:AT1G69670.1); Has 2310 Blast hits to 2269 proteins in 235 species: Archae - 0; Bacteria - 9; Metazoa - 1034; Fungi - 455; Plants - 372; Viruses - 0; Other Eukaryotes - 440 (source: NCBI BLink).), giving the protein MSNQKKRNFQIEAFKHRVVVDPKYADKTWQILERAIHQIYNQDASGLSFEELYRNAYNMVLHKFGEKLYTGFIATMTSHLKEKSKLIEAAQGGSFLEELNKKWNEHNKALEMIRDILMYMDRTYIESTKKTHVHPMGLNLWRDNVVHFTKIHTRLLNTLLDLVQKERIGEVIDRGLMRNVIKMFMDLGESVYQEDFEKPFLDASSEFYKVESQEFIESCDCGDYLKKSEKRLTEEIERVAHYLDAKSEEKITSVVEKEMIANHMQRLVHMENSGLVNMLLNDKYEDLGRMYNLFRRVTNGLVTVRDVMTSHLREMGKQLVTDPEKSKDPVEFVQRLLDERDKYDKIINTAFGNDKTFQNALNSSFEYFINLNARSPEFISLFVDDKLRKGLKGITDVDVEVILDKVMMLFRYLQEKDVFEKYYKQHLAKRLLSGKTVSDDAERSLIVKLKTECGYQFTSKLEGMFTDMKTSEDTMRGFYGSHPELSEGPTLIVQVLTTGSWPTQPAVPCNLPAEVSVLCEKFRSYYLGTHTGRRLSWQTNMGTADIKAIFGKGQKHELNVSTFQMCVLMLFNNSDRLSYKEIEQATEIPAADLKRCLQSLACVKGKNVIKKEPMSKDIGEEDLFVVNDKFTSKFYKVKIGTVVAQKETEPEKQETRQRVEEDRKPQIEAAIVRIMKSRKILDHNNIIAEVTKQLQPRFLANPTEIKKRIESLIERDFLERDSTDRKLYRYLA; this is encoded by the exons ATGAGTaatcagaagaagaggaatTTTCAGATAGAGGCGTTTAAGCATCGAGTCGTTGTGGATCCCAAATACGCTGATAAAACTTGGCAGATTCTTGAGCGTGCGATCCATCAGATTTACAATCAAGATGCTAGCGGTCTCAGTTTCGAAGAACTTTACAG AAATGCGTACAACATGGTCCTGCACAAGTTTGGTGAGAAGCTATATACTGGGTTTATTGCTACTATGACTTCTCATctcaaagaaaaatccaagCTTATCGAGGCAGCTCAGGGAGGGTCGTTTCTAGAAGAGCTTAATAAGAAATGGAATGAGCACAACAAAGCGTTAGAGATGATTCGAGACATTCTCATGTATATGGATAGGACTTATATTGAGAGCACCAAAAAGACTCATGTTCATCCGATGGGGCTTAACTTGTGGAGGGATAATGTTGTGCATTTCACTAAGATACATACAAGGCTTCTAAACACTCTTCTTGATCTAGTGCAGAAGGAACGGATAGGTGAAGTTATTGATAGGGGGTTGATGAGGAATGTCATTAAGATGTTTATGGATTTGGGTGAATCTGTGTATCAGGAGGATTTTGAGAAGCCGTTTTTGGATGCGTCTTCTGAGTTTTATAAGGTTGAGTCTCAGGAGTTTATTGAATCTTGTGATTGTGGGGACTATCTGAAGAAATCAGAGAAACGCCTTActgaagagatagagaggGTAGCGCACTACTTAGATGCCAAGAGCGAAGAGAAGATTACTAGTGTGGTTGAGAAAGAGATGATTGCCAACCACATGCAGAGACTGGTTCACATGGAGAACTCAGGTCTGGTTAATATGCTTCTGAATGACAAGTATGAGGATTTGGGTAGAATGTACAACTTGTTTCGCAGGGTTACTAATGGTCTTGTTACTGTCAGAGACGTTATGACTTCGCATCTTAGGGAGATGGGAAAACAACTGGTTACTGATCCGGAAAAGTCAAAGGATCCGGTGGAATTTGTACAACGTCTATTGGATGAGCGGGATAAATATGACAAAATCATCAACACCGCATTTGGCAATGATAAAACCTTTCAGAATGCCCTGAATTCTTCATTCGAGTATTTCATCAACTTGAATGCTCGTTCTCCTGAGTTTATCTCCCTGTTTGTTGATGACAAGCTACGGAAAGGACTTAAGGGTATCACCGATGTGGATGTTGAGGTTATCCTTGATAAAGTGATGATGCTGTTCCGTTATTTACAAGAGAAAGATGTCTTTGAGAAGTACTACAAGCAGCATTTGGCTAAAAGGCTTCTCTCAGGCAAAACTGTGTCAGATGACGCAGAAAGGAGTTTAATAGTGAAACTAAAGACAGAATGTGGCTATCAGTTCACTTCAAAATTGGAAGGCATGTTCACTGACATGAAGACTTCAGAGGACACAATGCGTGGGTTTTATGGCAGTCACCCCGAGCTTTCAGAAGGACCTACACTTATTGTTCAGGTACTTACAACTGGTTCTTGGCCAACACAGCCTGCAGTACCTTGTAATCTCCCAGCTGAAGTTTCAGTTCTCTGTGAGAAGTTCCGTTCTTACTACCTTGGGACACATACCGGTAGAAGATTGTCCTGGCAAACAAACATGGGCACAGCAGATATCAAAGCCATCTTTGGAAAGGGTCAGAAACATGAACTGAACGTGTCGACTTTCCAGATGTGTGTTCTCATGTTGTTCAACAATTCTGATCGACTCAGCTACAAAGAGATCGAACAGGCTACAGAAATCCCGGCAGCAGATCTTAAACGCTGTTTGCAGTCGCTAGCTTGTGTAAAGGGCAAAAACGTGATAAAGAAAGAACCCATGAGCAAAGACATAGGAGAGGAGGATTTGTTCGTTGTGAACGACAAGTTCACTAGCAAGTTTTACAAAGTGAAGATCGGAACTGTGGTTGCCCAAAAGGAAACAGAACCGGAGAAGCAAGAGACGAGACAGAGAGTGGAGGAAGACAGAAAACCTCAGATTGAAGCAGCCATCGTAAGGATCATGAAGTCCAGGAAAATACTAGACCACAACAACATAATCGCCGAGGTGACGAAACAGTTGCAGCCACGGTTCCTAGCTAATCCCACggagataaagaagagaatcgaGTCGCTCATTGAACGAGATTTCTTGGAAAGGGATAGTACAGACCGGAAACTTTACCGCTATCTAGCCTAA
- the RNS3 gene encoding ribonuclease 3 (ribonuclease 3 (RNS3); FUNCTIONS IN: ribonuclease T2 activity, endoribonuclease activity, RNA binding; INVOLVED IN: aging; LOCATED IN: endomembrane system; EXPRESSED IN: 21 plant structures; EXPRESSED DURING: 12 growth stages; CONTAINS InterPro DOMAIN/s: Ribonuclease T2 (InterPro:IPR001568), Ribonuclease T2, active site (InterPro:IPR018188); BEST Arabidopsis thaliana protein match is: Ribonuclease T2 family protein (TAIR:AT1G14220.1); Has 2544 Blast hits to 2543 proteins in 498 species: Archae - 0; Bacteria - 415; Metazoa - 284; Fungi - 227; Plants - 1506; Viruses - 7; Other Eukaryotes - 105 (source: NCBI BLink).) translates to MKFFIFILALQQLYVQSFAQDFDFFYFVLQWPGAYCDSRHSCCYPQTGKPAADFGIHGLWPNYKTGGWPQNCNPDSRFDDLRVSDLMSDLQREWPTLSCPSNDGMKFWTHEWEKHGTCAESELDQHDYFEAGLKLKQKANLLHALTNAGIKPDDKFYEMKDIENTIKQVVGFAPGIECNKDSSHNSQLYQIYLCVDTSASKFINCPVMPHGRCDSRVQFPKF, encoded by the exons ATgaaattcttcatttttattctAGCGTTACAACAACTCTACGTACAAAGTTTCGCCCAAGATTTCGATTTCTTCTACTTCGTTTTACAG TGGCCTGGAGCGTATTGTGATTCAAGACATAGTTGTTGCTATCCACAAACCGGTAAACCAGCTGCAGATTTTGGAATTCACGGTCTTTGGCCTAACTACAAAACCGGTGGATGGCCGCAAAATTGTAATCCTGACAGTCGATTTGATGATTTACgg GTTTCTGATCTGATGAGCGATTTACAAAGAGAATGGCCAACGTTGTCGTGTCCGAGCAATGATGGTATGAAGTTTTGGACACATGAGTGGGAGAAACACGGTACGTGCGCTGAGTCCGAGCTTGACCAACACGATTACTTCGAAGCTGGTCTCAAGCTCAAACAGAAAGCTAATCTCCTTCATGCCCTTACCAATGCTG GGATCAAACCGGAtgataaattttatgaaatgaAAGATATTGAGAATACGATCAAACAAGTAGTTGGGTTTGCTCCGGGCATTGAATGTAACAAAGATTCGTCACATAATAGCCAACTCTATCAGATTTATTTATGTGTTGACACTTCGGCCTCCAAATTCATCAACTGTCCTGTTATGCCGCATGGTCGATGCGACTCTCGAGTTCAATTTCCCAAGTTCTAA
- the ORC6 gene encoding origin recognition complex protein 6 (origin recognition complex protein 6 (ORC6); FUNCTIONS IN: DNA binding; INVOLVED IN: DNA replication; LOCATED IN: origin recognition complex; EXPRESSED IN: 17 plant structures; EXPRESSED DURING: 9 growth stages; CONTAINS InterPro DOMAIN/s: Origin recognition complex, subunit 6, metazoa/plant (InterPro:IPR020529), Origin recognition complex, subunit 6 (InterPro:IPR008721); Has 179 Blast hits to 179 proteins in 66 species: Archae - 0; Bacteria - 0; Metazoa - 105; Fungi - 0; Plants - 56; Viruses - 0; Other Eukaryotes - 18 (source: NCBI BLink).) yields the protein MDISDIGRKLSLDNNKLLIRKAAEIRRLCDAQFDSSIIGVGEICKAVICLEIAATRLQIIFDRQAAVKLSGMSEKAYSRSFNSLQNVIGIKIKLNVRELAVQFGCVRVIKSVQNVLSSYKERFLASLPASRRANADFTRPVFTAAAFYLCAKKQKLKVDKLRLIEVCGTSESEFSCVSTSMTDLCFDCVGISKEKKDAKDVKGNRDLLDVLPGKRRLEDGGYSSGDESSCYKRHKKMEEAKYEDWKSTVVNSIKKNPEKGTKRVIQASLNFPKKSETKELQVDS from the exons ATGGATATCTCCGACATAGGTAGGAAACTTAGTCTCGATAACAACAAGCTTTTAATCAGAAAAGCTGCAGAGATCCGCCGTCTTTGCGATGCTCAGTTCGATTCATCCATCATCGGCGTT GGTGAGATCTGTAAAGCTGTGATTTGTCTAGAAATCGCCGCCACTAG GTTGCAGATTATATTCGATAGGCAAGCAGCGGTTAAATTGAGTGGTATGTCGGAAAAGGCTTATTCTAGATCATTCAATAGTCTCCAAAACGTTATTGGGATCAA GATTAAGCTTAATGTAAGAGAATTGGCGGTTCAATTTGGCTGTGTTAGGGTAATCAAATCCGTGCAAAATGTGTTATCCTC GTATAAGGAGAGGTTTCTTGCGTCACTACCAGCGTCGAGACGGGCTAATGCTGATTTTACTAGACCTGTATTTACAGCTGCTGCTTTCTATTTGTGTGCTAAGAAGCAGAAG CTTAAGGTAGATAAGCTTAGGTTGATTGAGGTTTGTGGTACATCAGAGTCTGAATTCTCTTGT GTCTCGACCTCCATGACAGATCTTTGTTTTGACTGTGTTGGGATCTCTAAGGAAAAGAAAGATGCAAAAGACGTTAAAGGAAACAGAG ACTTGCTTGATGTGTTACCTGGAAAGAGGAGACTAGAGGATGGTGGATATTCATCTGGTGATGAG TCTTCATGTTACAAAAGACACAAGAAGATGGAGGAGGCTAAGTATGAGGACTGGAAATCTACAGTCGTTAATTCGATTAAGAAGAATCCAGAGAAAG gaACTAAGAGAGTTATACAGGCCAGTCTCAATTTCCCAAAGAAATCTGAGACCAAAGAGTTGCAAGTTGATTCATAA
- a CDS encoding FBD domain family (FBD domain family; FUNCTIONS IN: molecular_function unknown; INVOLVED IN: biological_process unknown; LOCATED IN: cellular_component unknown; CONTAINS InterPro DOMAIN/s: FBD (InterPro:IPR013596); BEST Arabidopsis thaliana protein match is: FBD, F-box and Leucine Rich Repeat domains containing protein (TAIR:AT1G22000.1); Has 20 Blast hits to 20 proteins in 2 species: Archae - 0; Bacteria - 0; Metazoa - 0; Fungi - 0; Plants - 20; Viruses - 0; Other Eukaryotes - 0 (source: NCBI BLink).), giving the protein MEEEKMRNNLVTYILANSKCLKTVEISLIAAFNLKERQKELVTMPRISTLSRLLFPIQMEWEFNETTFSLYILSYTVYAITTQAVVYRLQFFCLINSKTLIQPTFY; this is encoded by the coding sequence atggaagaagagaagatgagaaacaATTTAGTGACATACATTCTCGCAAACTCAAAGTGTTTAAAGACAGTGGAAATCTCCCTCATAGCAGCCTTCAATCTTAAGGAGAGGCAAAAGGAGTTAGTTACCATGCCTAGGATTTCAACATTATCTAGGCTTCTATTCCCCATCCAAATGGAATGGGAGTTCAATGAAACaactttttcattatatatattgtcaTATACAGTATATGCTATAACTACTCAAGCTGTCGTTTACAGATTGCAATTTTTTTGCCTTATTAACTCGAAAACTCTAATTCAGCCAACTTTTTACTAG